A stretch of Lujinxingia sediminis DNA encodes these proteins:
- a CDS encoding cupin domain-containing protein, translating to MRGAKLVIALIVAAGVGSLTTAVVAQTESAQPVVVNAHRVQQRVGDDSQVRVANLLRGEQAYMGRWALAPNAQTSPRRAAAETYLYVLEGSGVAMIAGQSYIVGPHMAVYVPAGAELSFTNGAERLVAVQVYAPGEEAARYQEWRLRDDGESWPRRRTRPRVRTRQSALPVEAPSARELTLQP from the coding sequence ATGCGCGGAGCAAAGCTGGTGATAGCCCTGATCGTCGCCGCTGGTGTCGGAAGTCTTACTACCGCGGTGGTGGCGCAGACTGAGAGCGCGCAGCCGGTGGTGGTCAACGCCCACCGGGTGCAACAAAGGGTTGGCGACGATAGTCAGGTGCGCGTGGCCAACCTGCTGCGTGGCGAACAAGCCTATATGGGGCGATGGGCACTCGCGCCCAATGCCCAGACCTCGCCGCGTAGGGCAGCGGCGGAGACGTACCTCTATGTGCTCGAAGGCAGCGGCGTGGCGATGATCGCCGGGCAAAGCTACATCGTCGGGCCGCATATGGCGGTGTACGTACCCGCCGGCGCCGAGCTGAGCTTCACCAATGGCGCGGAGCGCCTGGTGGCGGTGCAGGTGTATGCGCCCGGTGAGGAGGCGGCGCGTTATCAGGAGTGGCGTCTTCGGGACGACGGAGAATCCTGGCCCCGGCGCCGCACCCGACCCCGGGTGCGAACTCGCCAGTCCGCGCTGCCGGTTGAGGCGCCTTCCGCCCGGGAGCTTACCTTGCAACCCTGA
- a CDS encoding NAD-dependent epimerase/dehydratase family protein: MGKEPTIQRVLLTGATGFVGSALYPALIDAGFDVVCATRSPERARRKQPEKTWVGLDVEDDASVRRAMEGCDAAYYLVHRMSDAEDYEARETSAAMNFLEAATRAGVHRIVYLGGVKPRREPSRHLRSRLVTGAILRSGDVSTIELRASMIIGAGSASWRLLRDISVRLPLMLCPRWLRNRTEPVAIEDVVRALVAALTLRHEGSASFDIPGPEVVTFQECVRRVAEAVGNDPVMVNVPLLTPHLSTYWLRLVTGTNVHLARELVEGLKSDLLARDARFWELVGVDDLVSIDEAIARALAEGPSTGNTYERAIKRVYRDPHASA, translated from the coding sequence ATGGGCAAGGAACCTACGATCCAGCGAGTACTATTGACCGGCGCGACCGGCTTTGTCGGAAGTGCCCTATACCCCGCGCTGATCGACGCCGGCTTCGACGTGGTATGCGCCACGCGAAGCCCCGAGCGGGCGCGCCGCAAGCAGCCCGAAAAGACCTGGGTGGGGCTCGATGTGGAAGACGACGCGTCGGTGCGGCGCGCCATGGAAGGCTGCGACGCGGCGTATTACCTGGTCCATCGCATGAGCGATGCCGAGGACTATGAGGCGCGAGAGACCTCCGCGGCCATGAATTTTTTGGAGGCTGCAACGCGCGCCGGTGTGCACCGCATCGTGTATCTAGGCGGGGTCAAGCCGCGGCGAGAGCCCTCGCGGCACCTGCGCAGCCGGTTGGTGACCGGTGCTATTTTGCGCAGCGGCGATGTCTCGACCATCGAGCTTCGGGCGTCGATGATCATCGGCGCGGGAAGCGCAAGCTGGCGGCTTCTGCGAGACATCTCGGTGCGCCTTCCTTTGATGCTCTGCCCGCGCTGGTTGCGTAACCGTACCGAACCGGTGGCCATTGAGGATGTGGTGCGTGCGCTGGTGGCAGCGCTCACGCTCAGGCACGAAGGCAGCGCCAGTTTTGATATACCCGGCCCCGAGGTGGTGACCTTTCAGGAGTGTGTGCGTCGCGTGGCCGAGGCGGTGGGCAACGACCCGGTGATGGTCAACGTACCGCTGCTCACCCCCCATCTCTCCACCTACTGGCTGCGCCTCGTCACGGGTACCAACGTGCATCTGGCCCGCGAGCTGGTCGAGGGGCTCAAGAGTGATCTTCTGGCGCGTGACGCGCGTTTCTGGGAGTTGGTTGGCGTCGATGACCTCGTCTCCATTGACGAGGCCATCGCACGCGCTCTGGCCGAGGGGCCTTCGACAGGCAACACGTATGAGCGGGCGATCAAACGCGTCTACCGCGACCCCCACGCCAGCGCGTGA